A genomic region of Gossypium hirsutum isolate 1008001.06 chromosome D01, Gossypium_hirsutum_v2.1, whole genome shotgun sequence contains the following coding sequences:
- the LOC121214040 gene encoding flavonol sulfotransferase-like translates to MASFKEIISTLPRRKGWTDSNNDLFLYRGFWCYSFFIEGVMSAQQNFQSQPSDIVICSAPKTGTTWLKSLTFAIVTRTTFDDSTSPLLANLSHDCVPFLEVDLAQSSTNRDPKNPLLATHVPYSSLPISIIDSSCKIVYICRNPKDSFVSFYHFIARLSASKDMKPVALEEAFELYCQGVSNYGPYWDHVLGFWKASLDRPDKIFFLKYEEMIEDTVLYIKKLADFIGYPFSSEEIKKGSVDKIVSMCSFENLSNLEVNKSGKHREGTPGVIENKIYFRKGKVGDWENYLTPEMAAQLDSITLQKLNGSGLTL, encoded by the coding sequence ATGGCCTCCTTCAAAGAGATCATCTCAACACTCCCAAGAAGAAAAGGCTGGACTGACTCAAATAACGACCTTTTTTTGTATCGAGGCTTCTGGTGTTACTCGTTTTTCATTGAAGGAGTGATGTCggctcaacaaaattttcaatctCAACCTTCCGATATCGTCATATGCAGTGCACCGAAAACTGGAACAACATGGTTAAAGTCCCTCACTTTCGCCATTGTCACAAGAACCACCTTCGATGATTCCACTAGCCCTTTACTTGCCAATCTATCACATGATTGTGTACCCTTTTTAGAGGTTGATTTAGCCCAATCTTCTACCAATCGAGACCCTAAAAATCCTTTGTTAGCCACACATGTCCCTTACTCTTCTTTACCAATATCAATAATTGATTCCAGTTGTAAAATTGTTTACATTTGTAGGAACCCTAAGGATTCATTCGTTTCGTTTTATCACTTCATTGCTAGGCTCTCGGCATCCAAAGACATGAAGCCCGTTGCTTTAGAAGAGGCCTTTGAGCTTTATTGCCAAGGTGTAAGCAATTATGGACCTTATTGGGATCACGTTCTAGGGTTCTGGAAAGCAAGTTTGGACCGACCTGAtaagatttttttcttaaaatacgaAGAAATGATAGAAGACACTGTTTTATACATTAAGAAATTAGCTGATTTCATCGGTTATCCTTTCTCTTCTGAAGAAATCAAAAAAGGGTCAGTCGACAAGATCGTAAGCATGTGTAGTTTCGAGAACTTAAGCAATTTGGAAGTGAATAAAAGTGGCAAACATCGTGAAGGAACTCCAGGGGTGATTGAAAACAAGATCTATTTCCGAAAAGGTAAGGTTGGGGATTGGGAGAATTATTTGACACCTGAAATGGCTGCTCAGTTGGACTCGATAACGTTACAGAAGCTAAATGGTTCAGGCTTAACTCTGTGA